In Paracoccus jeotgali, the following are encoded in one genomic region:
- a CDS encoding OsmC family protein yields the protein MITKSGSAQWQGGLKDGKGSVSSESGALSEQPYGFNTRFEGKPGTNPEELIGAAHAACFSMALSKALEEAGVTDVSVKTTSKISMDKDGEGFSITKAALTSTVSGNGDRDTIQQAADGAKVGCPVSKLLKAEITLDLTIS from the coding sequence ATGATTACCAAGAGCGGTTCCGCACAGTGGCAAGGTGGGCTGAAGGACGGAAAAGGCTCGGTTTCTTCGGAATCCGGCGCGTTGTCCGAACAGCCCTATGGCTTCAACACCCGCTTCGAGGGCAAGCCCGGCACCAACCCCGAGGAATTGATCGGCGCGGCCCATGCGGCGTGCTTCTCGATGGCGCTGTCCAAGGCGCTGGAAGAGGCCGGCGTCACCGATGTCAGCGTCAAGACCACGTCAAAGATCAGCATGGACAAGGACGGCGAGGGCTTCTCGATCACCAAGGCCGCGCTGACCTCGACCGTCAGCGGTAATGGCGACCGCGACACCATTCAGCAGGCCGCAGACGGCGCCAAGGTCGGCTGCCCGGTCTCGAAGCTGCTGAAGGCCGAGATCACGCTGGATCTGACGATCTCGTAA